One Primulina huaijiensis isolate GDHJ02 chromosome 5, ASM1229523v2, whole genome shotgun sequence DNA segment encodes these proteins:
- the LOC140976733 gene encoding phenolic glucoside malonyltransferase 1-like: MAETYENPMAADVLEHCRIEPVPDTVAELTLPLLHFDIPWLYFHPVERLLFFDFPISESRFVESIVPKLKESLLQTLKHFLPLAGNIVHPLDSSRPYSRFVVGDSVSLTIAECNKDFNHLTGNHPRVSDEFYACVPQLPPATYSSEAVVFPVLAVQVTLFPDHGICLGFSNHHAIGDASSIVRFIKAWASVNRFGGDSKLIDDKSLPFYDRTAVEDPEGLDSIYWNMMKKSRPVESPPISFPLNKVRATFVLTKEDVQNLKSFVLLKRPEMRVTAFTVTCALVWVCVVKAAAATEEVADEEPEYFGFAADCRGRLDPPLPTTYFGNCLAFVKAESTHGLLRGKDGFLVAVECVIKAIQKTVYNEKGILDGAEEWPLEFGKLIGKRLFGVAGSPRFDLYDSDYGWGRPKKFESASIDSDRSMSLCKSRDSEGGLEIGLSRPKKKLDKFASIFTEILRKL; this comes from the exons ATGGCTGAAACTTATGAAAACCCGATGGCCGCGGACGTGCTGGAGCACTGCAGAATCGAGCCGGTACCGGATACAGTGGCCGAGTTGACTCTACCACTTCTCCACTTCGACATTCCATGGCTCTATTTCCACCCTGTTGAGCGTCTTCTGTTCTTTGATTTCCCCATTTCCGAGTCTCGTTTTGTGGAATCCATCGTCCCGAAACTGAAGGAATCTTTGCTCCAGACGCTCAAGCATTTCCTCCCGCTCGCTGGGAATATTGTCCACCCTTTAGATTCGAGCAGGCCCTATTCAAGATTCGTGGTAGGAGACTCTGTCTCGCTTACTATAGCCGAATGCAATAAAGATTTCAATCACCTCACGGGGAACCATCCTCGAGTCTCCGACGAGTTCTACGCTTGTGTTCCGCAACTCCCGCCTGCTACTTATTCGTCGGAAGCTGTGGTTTTCCCTGTGCTAGCTGTGCAGGTCACGCTATTCCCAGACCATGGAATCTGCCTTGGTTTCTCCAATCACCACGCCATCGGAGATGCCAGCTCGATTGTTCGTTTCATAAAAGCATGGGCTTCGGTCAACAGATTCGGCGGCGATTCGAAGCTTATAGATGATAAATCTTTGCCGTTTTATGATAGAACTGCTGTTGAAGATCCGGAGGGATTGGATTCCATATACTGGAATATGATGAAGAAATCTCGACCAGTGGAGTCGCCGCCGATCAGTTTCCCACTGAAcaag GTTCGTGCCACATTTGTCCTGACCAAAGAGGATGTGCAGAATCTGAAAAGCTTCGTCCTTTTAAAGCGACCAGAGATGCGCGTAACAGCTTTCACGGTGACCTGTGCTTTGGTCTGGGTCTGCGTGGTGAAAGCGGCGGCCGCCACAGAGGAGGTGGCCGACGAGGAACCCGAGTACTTCGGATTCGCCGCTGACTGCCGCGGCCGCCTGGATCCGCCTCTGCCCACTACATATTTCGGCAACTGCTTAGCATTTGTGAAGGCGGAATCGACACATGGGCTATTGAGAGGAAAAGACGGATTCTTGGTGGCAGTGGAGTGCGTAATCAAGGCTATTCAGAAAACCGTGTACAATGAGAAGGGGATTCTTGATGGGGCCGAGGAGTGGCCTCTGGAATTCGGGAAACTGATCGGAAAACGCCTCTTCGGGGTGGCGGGGTCACCAAGATTCGACCTTTACGACTCGGATTATGGTTGGGGAAGGCCGAAGAAGTTCGAATCTGCATCCATCGATTCGGATAGGTCAATGTCTCTGTGCAAATCCAGGGATTCCGAAGGAGGATTAGAGATTGGTTTGTCCAGGCCTAAGAAGAAACTGGATAAATTTGCTTCCATCTTCACTGAAATCCTGAGGAAGCTATGA